In Novipirellula artificiosorum, the genomic window GAATGCTTCGGCCGGCCGGCCTTTGAAAGGTCCTGGGCGATCGCCGATCTTGTCAAATCTGCGCTGAGTGATTCTGGGATTCCGCACTCGGTGGATCGCATCACAAGCAGTGCGGGGGACGAGCCGATTCCACAGCAATCCAACGTGTTGGTAATCGATACGCGTCAAATCGTCACGTATCGGATGTAGCCGGGTATCCGTGGCGTCTCTTTTCGAGCTTATTCGCTGCCGCTTCGATCATCACCACGGCAAGGGTCGCGCCGATGGCGAGTCCGATCAGCCATCCGACACTGCCCGGCCACTGGCTTGGCGAAATGATTTCCATCTGGCGAAATTTGCTTTCCATTTCCGCCGTTTCAGCGGTTGGCATCTGCAGTGGCCACAACTTTCCGGCGCTGCCGAGCATCAATCCGATCAGCCCGGCCATCGTCGTCCCACGGTGGTGGTCGAGAAGCCAATGCAGGAGTCTCGAAAACGCCAACAAACCGAAGGCACAACCCGCAGCGAAGATTCCAAGTTGCAAAAGCGATTCGGCCGTGATGTCACCGTGCGCGGCATTCTTGATTAAACCCGTGATCGGATGATAGATGCCAAACAACAACAAGACAAAGGCGCCACTGATCCCCGGCAAAATCATTGCACAGACCGCAACCGAGGCGCAGAAGAAAATAGAGGGAAGGCTCATGCTCGCCCCACCGCTGGGCATCTGTGTGATGCCAAACGCAACGATCGCTCCGACCATCAATGCGACGACGTGCTTGCCGTGCCAGTGTGCGATGTAGTTCTTTACGATCCAGACGCTGCCGATGATTAACCCAAAAAAGACGGCGAACGTTTCCGGCTGCTTGTGATCGAGCAACCAGTGCATGATGCCTGCCATCGTCAAGACGCCGAGGACAATCCCCACTCCGAGTGCCGCGAGAAAGCGAAAATCAACGTGGCAAGCTGCGGCACGCAGTTGAAAACGTGATAACAGCCTCAATGCCTGTGAATCGATTTGACTGATCGCGGTGATCAAACGTTGATAGTGGCCGAGTACCAACGCCACCGTTCCCCCGCTGACCCCCGGCACCGTATCGGCTGCACCCATGCAAAATCCACGCAGTACGTTGAACACGTCATTTGCAATCGAATCGGGCACTCGATTCGACAAGGCCGATTCATTGGTCGCGTCCGCGGCATTCGGCACAAGTGGTTCAGGTGGCACAGGACGCTCGATTGGCATGGGTTCGGCTTTCTCGGGTTCACAGCGGTGCATCAATGCTTCCTTCATCCCTTCGCGGTCATGATACTGGACAACTTGCTTTCGCTGCCCCTCGCTTCACCGTACGTCGCTTTTGGAACAACCAACGTGTTGCCGATCATTATTCTTGCAATTGTCCAAGGAATCGCCGAATTCTTGCCAATCAGTTCCTCAGGCCATCTGGTCATTCTCGGGGCGATGATGGGTGAATTAAGTGAATCACCGACCTTGGAAATCATCTTACACGCCGGCACGCTGGGTTCAATCTTGGTTGTCTATTGGAAACGTATCCTCGATCTCTTGACGAGCGACCGACGTGTGATCGGCTTGCTCGTCGTCGGCACACTTCCCGCAGTGATCATCGGTTTAACGATCAAGCAGCATTTCGAGTGGATTCTGCGGATGCCCGTCGTGGTCGGAGTGGCGCTGCTTGCCACCGGTCTTTTCTTGATCCTCCTTGGTCGGCTCAAACCCAAGGACGGCGAGTACCAACGCATGACCTACCTCGATGCGCTGATGATCGGGTGTTTTCAAGCGTTCGCGATTCTACCCGGAGTGAGCCGAAGTGGATC contains:
- a CDS encoding undecaprenyl-diphosphate phosphatase produces the protein MILDNLLSLPLASPYVAFGTTNVLPIIILAIVQGIAEFLPISSSGHLVILGAMMGELSESPTLEIILHAGTLGSILVVYWKRILDLLTSDRRVIGLLVVGTLPAVIIGLTIKQHFEWILRMPVVVGVALLATGLFLILLGRLKPKDGEYQRMTYLDALMIGCFQAFAILPGVSRSGSTILGGRLLGLRNDDSVTFSFLLAIPAICGATVLAVKDVIEQQGAGVAIQYTPSQMLVGAVVAFVVGIAALKWLIGWSRLDRLHWFAWWCIPMGLIVIFCAQKNLL
- a CDS encoding DUF368 domain-containing protein, whose protein sequence is MHRCEPEKAEPMPIERPVPPEPLVPNAADATNESALSNRVPDSIANDVFNVLRGFCMGAADTVPGVSGGTVALVLGHYQRLITAISQIDSQALRLLSRFQLRAAACHVDFRFLAALGVGIVLGVLTMAGIMHWLLDHKQPETFAVFFGLIIGSVWIVKNYIAHWHGKHVVALMVGAIVAFGITQMPSGGASMSLPSIFFCASVAVCAMILPGISGAFVLLLFGIYHPITGLIKNAAHGDITAESLLQLGIFAAGCAFGLLAFSRLLHWLLDHHRGTTMAGLIGLMLGSAGKLWPLQMPTAETAEMESKFRQMEIISPSQWPGSVGWLIGLAIGATLAVVMIEAAANKLEKRRHGYPATSDT